TCCTTGAAGTTCCCAGTCTCTGAGCAGCAGACCTCTGGGAATGTCCCTAGCCTGTGGCTTCATGCATCTGTAAGCCTCAGGTCAATTTGAACCACTAGTATGGGATGGAGGGAGAAAGTGACAGGGGCAATTCTTGAACCGAGGGATTGGTAGAGAATATAGTTCCAGAGGCCCAGGATTTCTAGGTCTCAAATCCTCTTCCAACTCTGTCCACCTTCTATTGACTATAGCTTGGGCAAAGGATAAGCCGTGTGTCCTCGTGGATCGCCTTCTTCAGAGAAGAAAAGGCTTCCATAGCGAAGCCATTGATTTACTTTTAGGTGGTATGGCCACTGAGCACCAGAAGGGACCCCCACAGTCCGCTGGTCTCCCCAGGCCTGCCAGCTCCCCTGGCAGCCCCGCCTGCCTGGCTCAGTCTGTGCAGCCGCCGTCCAGGATCCATCTCAAAGCTGATGCAAAAAGGAgactttgggggctggggatgtagctcagttggtagagagcttgcctcacatgcacaaggccctgggttcaatccccagttccaccaAGACAAAAGGAAGATTTTGTTGGCCATACAACTGCAACTGGGGAAGACCAGCAGTCGCCCCACGTACGGCCCTACCGGGTGCTCAATCCCAGCCTGGAATGCCCTTCCATCTCCACTCTGCCTCCCCTGCGGGCTTCCTTCCCAGGTAGCCTCTGGCTCCTGGCTTATcagccctgctggaaaggacacaACTGCTTGCCAGTAGTTCCAGGAAAATTCCTGGGGTTGTCCCTTGTTCACCCTTGGCCACGTGCCTCCCAACCATTCACCAGGGGAGGGACAGGATGGAGCACAGTGATTAGCCAAGCCTGGGTCACTGTGTGCGGGTGATCTGGCTTGATGGGGAAGGTCAGCCCCCAAACAAAGCCGGAGTGTTTGCCAGGCCACCCAAAACAACAGTGCCCCCTGACCCCAGGATTCatggcagagctgggaaggcacAGTGACATGGAGAAAGCAGCTTGCTGGGCTGGGACAGAGCTCAGCAGCAGCACTTACCTCACGCTCAagtgttcaatccttagcatgGCCCCTGCCCCCAAAACAAGAAAGCAGATTAACAAATTGCCCATATGTAGAGATAGCTTCATAGCTCAGCGCTGTCCCGATCTAGTGGACAGAGAATATGTGCCACAAATGGAGGCCACAGGGCAACATGTAGGAACCAGGTGAAGTAATCACCAGTAGGGCTGCACTTGCTTAATAATGTTATAAAGCCAAAGTTCATTTTAATGTGGAATCAATGTCACGTTATGGAGATtgtactttctttatttttttggcaaaatgtttaccactaaaccacatccccagctcctgtgTCCCTTTTTTGTACCGTGTTTTTGGAATCCAGTGTGTATTTTACGCTCACCGCCCATGTAGATTCAGATGAGCTAGTGGCAGGGTTTGCTGTAGAGGACAGTAAGGTTTAGTTGGTCATTTTTTCATTTGGGAGCTAGATATCTCATCTTCTTGTAAGTCATTACTGTTCTTCCGTATCATGGGGAGTGATTAGAAGTGTCTTCCCCACAATGAGCCCAAGAACGCCATTTCCACACTGGGGCTGGTTGGAGCCACTTGGGTCTGAACACACATCCTGGCTGTGCAGTTGGTACCTAACAGTCACCTGATAGTCATCGGTCTTCAGTCCGAGATGGACTGTAAgccccaggaagacaggaactctCATCGGTCTTGCTTAACCTCTGTACCCTAAGCACAGTTCCCAGTAATAGAAGACACTGCCCAGATATTTAAAAGTGGAATAGAATTAAGTTAAAAACATAGGGCTTCTCCTTTGCCAGGCTCGGTGATAAACTGGAGAAAGTAACCCTGGTTTGAAGCCCACGGTTGCATATTTGCAGTATTTGTTTTTCTGATGATGGACCGTTTGTAGTCTGTGGCTAGTTGTGTTACCACTCAATCACTCTTTTGATGAATAAatagagagagaatgattgaatgccTACAGAAACCCAGGCTCTGCGCCAAGCACTGGGTATACAAAGATAAATGGGAAACAGTCTCTGCCTTAAAATGAGAAACAGATAAGTACAGCaacttctacagtaaaaccaatgAGTGTTACGATACAAATAAACCGTGTTTGGGGAGCATGCGGAAGGGGGTCCAAGTCAGGCCAGAGCCTGTGATGTTTGTAGCCTCCAGCCCCATTCCTGGCACGGATGTTGAATTAGTGGCTCAGTGAGCCAAGGGGCACCTGAACTGTTGATGAGGGTTGCCAGGTCTGCCCATCGAGAGAACGCACGATCGCTGCGGGTGCAGAGAGCGCTCTGTGCGGCCTGGCCCCTGGAGGCAGCCCGGAGGGCTGAGAGCTGGCAGAGCCTGCAGCATTTGGCAGGGCAGAGCGCGGGCAGCCTTCTGTGGCCGTCGGTGTGACTGGTGACAATCATTGCACTCTCTCACTACAGGCAAAGCGAAGGCTGGAGCTGGGAGACAGCGGCCATCAGTACCTCTCAGATGGTTTAAAAACCCCCAAGGGCAAAGGAAGAGCCGCGCTGCGAAGTCCAGACAGTCCAAAAAGTAAGGGTTCTTCCCCGTCCTTCCTTTTCTCCTCAGTGTGGGGTCCCAACTGCAGAGCTTGTGGCTGGAAGGTGGCAAGGCGTGGAAAATTCTGGCATGATTGGTTCATTTTCATCTATTTCTGAGCCTGTCCAAACTGAATACGTTGCCTGCAGACACCTACGTTCACTATAGGACCCCACTACTGACTCGGGGTGGGGAGACTTTTCTAGCGGAAGGCAGTTTGACTCTCCCCTCGGAGACAGGCTTTTGGCCTATTTTTGTTCTataatcaaattttattttaacttcCCTTCATGGGCATTACTGCAGACGCCGAGACTAGCTGGGTGTCGATGAACCGTGCCTGTCAGTCATGTCTGTGCCGACCTCCATCTCGGCCTCCCACGTGGTGCAGAAGAATCGATTGCACCCAATACACTGCAGCCGGTTCCCATTTCCATCAAACACTGTCATCATTTCTTTGGGGAGAGAAAGAGGCCAGGGGTTAGAAATAGCCAAGTAGCCCCTTTACAAATTATTGGCATTATTTCATgtgagagctactttattcttTAGCTGCAGTCTGTGCTTTAGGCCGTCCGCAGCGTGCACCCACTGCTGAACATAAACCTCGGTCCTGCACCTATACAATGATAAAGACAATATTCAGTAAGGAAATTCCATTTGCAAGAGATGGAGAGAGTCGATGAAAGACTTTTCCCCGTATTCTTCAtcaacatttgagaaatgtttcaaATACTCCACACACACCAGAGCCAGCAAGGCCAGTTGACATGTGTCTGTTTGAGACCCTGTCCTAGAGAGGGGGGTGGCCCTGTCCCTGTGTTCAGCCCACAGGTCCAATTCCCAGAGGCTACAgaggttttttcactcacttaacAGATCcttttgagcacctactgtgtgtgaGGTACTTCATTAGATCCCAGGAGTAGGGTAAGCCAAAGTAGAAGCCACTTAAAAAAGTCCAGGGAAAGTCTAGGATCACACACAGGAATTTATCAGCTCTCCTTTTTCTAATAAAGCAGTCGCATAGCTTTCTGTAACCCCACCCCTGGCCCCAACAAGAGCTTTGCTTCAGATGCTAATTCTTGGGCTGCAGCGGGTCGAGGGCTTGCTGAACTGCAGAGAAACCCTTCATTTCTTTACCTCTCCCCCTATCCCCCACCCGTTcgggttttgtttttctttaagctCCAAAATCTCCCTCAGAAAAAACGCGGTATGATACGTCCCTGGGTCTGCTCACCAAGAAGTTCATTCAGCTGCTGAGCCAGTCGCCGGACGGGGTCCTGGACCTGAACAAGGCAGCGGAGGTGCTGAAGGTCCAGAAGAGGAGGATCTACGACATCACCAACGTGCTGGAGGGCATCCACCTCATCAAGAAGAAGTCCAAGAACAACGTGCAGTGGATGTGAGTGGCCCCCGCTCCCAGCTCCCCCTCCTCGCCTCCTGGGCAGAAGTTCAAAGTCTTGGGCACGCACAGCTCCCGTCCCcatactgtcaggggtagaaggatttCCGTTTGAATTGCATCAAGCCAGGGACCCTGGGTCCAGGAGGCAGTTGTTAAGGGAACATTGTTCCTCTGTCGCCTTGAGATCTGCCTCTCGCCACACGTGATCAGATAGAGTTCACACGTGTCTAGCCCGTCTCTGAGAGGATTTGGAGATTAGGGCTGTACAACCACACCGTCACGTAGTGTGTGTCCCCTGGTTCTGGCGGGCTGACTCCCATTCTGTGTAAATTAAGCAAGACACACCTGTCCCAGTCTCTTCTGTAAAGAAGAATGGTGTCCCTCGTCCCCAGTACGCCCACACGTCCGTCATGGGTGGATCCTGGGCAGAGCCTCTAAACAGCCAGTGTTTTGTAGGTACAGCTTTGAACTGTCACAGCACATCAGCAGGAATAAATCTGTTTTAGGGTGGCTTCgaaaaaatagatttcaagcattATAAGATGAATAGGTAACCTTTTGGCGCTTTTTGGAATCGGATGGTCTGGTGACCCATTTTGACCTGTGCTTTAGAGAAACCTGTTGAGTGCCGGCTTTTGTTCCTACAGATACTTAGCACATCTCTTTCCCTTACCTTCTTTATAGCTGCTGGTGTAAGACCCCCGGAAATTACCTGGGTCTTCTGTGCTTATGGATGATGTTTTTTTGAATTTCGAACCATTCCATCTTACTGTCTGTCTATCtttttatgtgtttttccccCATTCTCTCCCAGGAGGCCTGTGGTGGGTGGGGACAGTCGGGAGCAAGGTGGCTGCATTCTTTTTGCCCTCTGAATTTCTGCCTCTTCACCTAATTTCTATGGTATGAGGAGCACAGGGCTGTGTTTATGAAAACCATATCTAAGGTTCTCACTTTAACACCTGGTTAACAAGCACTGTGATCTCCTATGGTAAGAGGGGACATTGACCCGAAGGACCAACTCTCCCTGTCCTCTCTCTCCTGAGTAGCCACAAAGAGTCTGTGTTTGGGTTTTAGGGGCTGCAGTCTGTCTGAGGACGGGGGCATGCTGGCCCAGTGTCAAGGCCTGTCCAAAGAAGTGACCGAGCTCAGTCAGGAAGAGAAGAAATTAGATGAACTGATCCAAAGCTGCACCCTGGACCTCAAACTGTTAACCGAGGATTCAGAGAATCAAAGATATCCTTTGTGCCGCCGGTTCACTGGGGCTGTGCCTTCTGGACTATTTCCAGAGTTCACAGTCTGACTTATGCATAAGGTAGATTTTACTGTGGTTTTGTGCAAATGAGTGTGTATGCGTGTGTTTGTACACCCTTGTGCGTGCAAACTCTCATAGCTTTGTCTCCAAAGTCAGTGTTTATGGTAAGATAGTCATTCGACTGGATCTTGTCATTATCTATTTTGATAGCCAAGAGGGAACTGTTTTTTAAAGCATTATATTCATGTGTGGTTGGAACATATGGATACGCTCATAGCGTAATGCCACACTATTAAAAGATACGTAAAGTGTCAGTATTAATATTAATGACAACACTCAGCAGATTCGTCTTTGGCTTCCCAGATTTTTGGTGGGTGTTAGCTGTCACTGTTGGGGTTCTCACATTCTATTTTCTTTCCATCAGACATTGTAGCAATTAGAGTTTGGTGCATCTCTCCGCCTGGGCTATAGTGGAAGGGTTTGGAAGAGAatagaaaaattgtactctaaccCTGAAAGTGCATTATGCTGATTCCAAGAACTGATTTCACAAGCACCCCAAGACCTGAGAAATCTCAACTTGCCTGTTCCTCTTCAAACATTAGTCctcagaaataaaaatatgaaaagccaATTCTTATTTTCAACTTGCTGACACTTTTTTTGACTGTTAAAGGAAAACTTGTTCTTCATCATCTCACCACAAACAAAATAAGAGGGAGTTTGCTTCATTATGTCGACAAGATTTGCCAGTATTCTCAGTGATCAGATAAAAACAACAATTCATATGTTACCTCATCCCTAACTTTAGGTTCAATCTTCTGATGACTCCACGTTTATCTTTGTTAGAAAATAAAATGTGTCCTGCCCATATTCACCTAGGGTCTCATTTCTAGCAGACCCTGTTTTGGAGGATCTGGGgacatttatttttcaatgcaggtagtttttgttttgttttttttttttaaacttgcaaCTGTTCATTTCCTGTTGACCAGAGGATTGACCTTGCTGGCTGATCATTTGTGAGCTGGAGAAGAGGGGTGATGGCTTGAAGCCCCAGGGTGCCAAGTGGGTTTAGGGAGAGACCAGCAGTGAGTTTCACTCCTTGTTCAGTGGGGCGCCCCGCTGGGCAGTGCTCTGTGGCTGCACCTGATTGGCAGCTTTCTGGAACATGTGGCCTGTACCACTGTCACCTATGTTCGCCTTCTCTGGGGCCTTTATTGCAGAAAATAAAAGCTTCCTTGCAGGGGACGGCTCACCCGAGAAGCAGATTCAGGAGAGAGCCACAAAGGAAGCACTTTCAAGATTGGAAGATTAGAAAATGTGTTTGCACAATTTATTTCAGTTCGCCATTCATTTCCCAATTTGGAGCAGCTTGTTCACAAATGTGTTGAAAGTTTTCTTCCTGCATCATGTTGAGTAATTGTAGatgaattttcattttaataagtTCTCGTCACCTTGCTTTCTGACAGCGGGCTGTAGAGTGGGAGCCTGGTTGTTGGCTTCCCTGGGGCTCTCAGAAAGGACCAGAACGCTCTGGTCTTCTACAAAGGCCCCATTTGGCTTCCTTGGGATAAGTGATGACCCAACACCCAGACTCTTGAAAGGGCGGTCACCATGGCGCTCACCTGACCCTCCTATTGTCCGAACTGCCGAGAGTTGAAGAGGAGGGTCCATGACAATTGTCCCCACGTGCGAGTGCAGATTTTATGTGGCTGTGCTTCTTCCGGGACATGGACGCATACTTCCTTCAGTGTATGAGAAGCTACAGTTCTCGGGGACACCATCTGCCCAGGCTCCCCAAGGCCCCGATACAGGTTGGATCACAGACACTATTAGCTGTATCGCCTGCAGAAACGCTTTACTTGATTTTGCTGTTTTATCCTACCCATATTTTGTGGgtgtatataaaaagaaattggCTAAATACACTGTACATTAATTATGTTCCTCCATGTCCCTTACACAGAAAGCCATGCAGCCTATTCTCTGACAGTGCCAGGTAAAAGGAAGTGCCGTATTTTGTCACCATGTCTCTTGAGGCTTGGCTTCCGGGACACTTAAAAAGAAGGGTGCAGCACTCAGAAGTTTCTCCCAGGAGTAGTGAAACCGTCCTCCGTCAGCGTTGCTCCAGTTCATTCAGGTCGTGAGCACCTGGGAGCTGCTCCCCCCTTATGAacactgaaatctctgcagagTTCATAATATCACACAAAGGACGATTTTTCTAACAGAAATAGTGACACTTATCTGTAGGCAATATATAATCAAACCAGCCCAGGTGCACTTAAGAAAACAAGCTGTCTGCCTGAGCAGCGTTTGGAGTTCTGACACTGACACGTTTGCTACTTATTCATCCACTTGGTGGCTGCTGACACTTACTAATAGCATATAGAAGTGACTGGAGCTCCAAAAAAATCATGATTGGTAGACCTTGAATTTTTCCTGCAATTTGGGATCAGCCATCATTCCATTTGAGTGACAGAATGCTTTGTTAGAGTTCATGGAATACCCTTGGCCAAAGGGACCTGACTTCGAAATCCCTGACCTAAGTGAGATTTGATGTTTTATTTGATGATTTAACTCTTCTGTTTCTGTGTTTATTGTAATACTTGAAATAGCCATAGACTTTTTTGAGAAATGGGCAGGGTCAAGTATACATTTCTTTTGTTGTCTACAACTTCGACCAGTAAAGATTCATTGGAGGAGCCCCATAGATTGAAGATTCGCAAGAAGAGACATATATATTCTTCCAAGTCACTCAGTGGTTTGAATTTTTTCCATGTGTCTGTTTGTCATATTTCATGATGGCTGTGTTCGAGGCAATTAGACGGAAGATTTCCTTAACGCTCACTACGTTAGCTTATGTTACATATCAAGATATTCGAAAAATTAGTGGCCTTAAAGACCAAACTGTTATAGTTGTGAAAGCCCCTCCAGAAACAAGACTTGAAGTGCCTGATTCCATAGAGGTAAGGAGCCGGCATCTGTGTGCCTCTGCAGAGGGACCTCTGCGCGGCCTGGTGCTCAAGAACCAGTGACTCTGGTTGGCGTCTGCCCCTGCTGAGCACTTGGACAGTTCCTTCCCATTTATTTTGcttaaccctaaatttaaaaacattttaacagTTCACTGTTTGTTAAATATCCAAAAAGTCTATTTTCAACCTAGCGGGACGTTTAACTAGAGCTGTTAGGCACCTTGTCCCTTCCTGCTTTCTTGTTCACAGTTGACTCTCTGCTGGTTCTGATCAGTTAGAACCACTCGGGAAATTCTACATCGATTCCCCTGTGCGTGGGCCCCCACCATGAACAGAGATACCCGTGTTTTCAAGTATCTCCGTAACCTAGcacattttaagatttttttaaaaaaattattcatagTTTTAAGAACTTAAACATGACTTTGGGGAAATGGAAAGATTTAAGAAAGTAGGGAGTATATTTTTGTGATTGCTTTTGGATATTCTTTGATAATATAGTCCTAAACTATAAGATAGAGATTGCCTAGAAGATAGAAAGAGACTGTGATCTTAAGTGCCAGATGGTGCCTGGGTGTGGATTTGTGAGCCGTGCACCCTCTGTGCCGGCTGTTGGCTCCTGAACTCTGCCGCTGTAACATGAAAACAGCCACAAACGACTAGAACCATCTTGATTCAGTTCCAGTAAAATTTTATTTGCATGGCCAGTCGGGGGTTGGGATTCAGCCTTCAGGCTGTAGCCCACTGGCCCTGCTCTAGCGGTTGACAGTTGTTCCTGGAGCTAGACCACTATTGAAGACCCAAAAAGAACAATGAATGTTACCCTCACAGTCCACTCGTAGATGAAAATGGCTGAGGTTTTCATTTCTAAAAGAGCTTCTGGGTTGAACTTCTCCCACTTCTGTTCCCAGAGCCTACAAATACATTTGGCAAGTACCCAAGGACCCATTGAGGTTTACTTGTGTCCAGAAGAGACTGAAACCCACAGTCCAATGAAAGCAAACAACCAAGACCACAATGGGAATATCCCTAAACCCACTTCCAAAGGTAAACACCCCTTTTGTCTTTTGGAAACAATGTTCAGAATGAAGGTAACTAGAAGGATCCTGTGTCGGAACTTCTCCTGTTACTAAGGGAGAAGTTTTTAAAAGTCAGGCTGTTTACAGTTCAAAATAATGACCTTGGGCACATGGCTCCTCCTCTGCTACCAGAGTCCCTCGGGCTTCTGGTATCGGCAGAACCATTTCCTCAGCGCTTTGGGGGCTGCTGAAGTCAGGACTAGGTCATGCCACTCTTGGAGGGCATCAGCTACACCTGGCCATGCACCTGTGAACCCTGTACAGAGACTGAGGGACGTGAAAATGTGTGGACAGAAGAGGCTTGGCTGTTTTTGTCTTGTCTCCCTCCCATGGTGGGGACAGGATATGGGGGGAAAATAAACCTAACTTCTCCTTCCCCCTCTGTGGCTAGGACAAAGCTTTTTGCATTTTCAGCTTGGgaatatgtatttaattttttccccTGCCGTCTCCCAGTATAGCAGCAAAAATAGGAGTGATTTCAGTGAATTGGTCTGATTTAATACTGAGCAAATACACGGCACCCAAGCTGGTGAAACAAAAGACCACCCTTTTCACCATCGAGATTCCaaatggatgtgtcttattcTATGCAAAATCTCTAATAAGCTGGTTGTtcaaaaaagaagttaaaattagtGAATTCCTACTAGGGAGCCGACTTTTAACtctgtatgttttgtttttctcaaaaCAATGAGTAGGTACTGGAGAGAAGTCTTTGAACTCGTTAGCCTCCAGTCTTTGAAGCTGCTGGGTTCTTGTTTTCTGACAGTGGGTGTTTGAAAGGATGAGTTAGACTAGGACACACTCTTCCATGCCTGTTCGCATAAAAGGTGATCCGTACCAGAAAGCCGTCCTGGGGCGAGCAGAGCGACGGTGACCTACTCATTCTTCCAGAAAAATGAATTTGATTTTTCTCCTAACACTTTGTTTGCACCAATTGTTTCCCTTTCAGACTTGGCTTCAAACAACTCAGGACATAGCGACTGCTCGGTTTCTATGGCGAACCTCTCTCCCCTGGCCTCCCCCGCCAACCTCCTACAGCAGACTGAGGACCAAATCCCTTCCAACCTGGAAGGGCCCTTTGTGAACTTGCTGCCCCCCCTGCTCCAGGAGGACTACTTGCTGAGCCTGGGCGAGGAAGAAGGCATCAGCGATCTCTTCGACGCTTACGATTTGGAAAAGCTCCCGCTGGTGGAAGACTTCATGTGCAGTTGATCGTGCTTGGTGTGAACTCTCCTGAGAGACCGATATTTTTTTATGGTGGAACCAGAGCATCTGTCTGCAGTGTTGACCCTTCCCACCTTCTTCCTCTAAGAGAGTACCGTGAAGTAGACtacaaacttcagaacaaagctgacattttaatgaattttttttttttttaattgtctaaGCGCACAGTTGCAGGCTCCCTTGGGAAAGCCCTGCCTTGTCCCAGGCTCCAAAATCTCCTGGACGAGTCAACAAGTGAGAAAATGTGCAATCAGGTGTCTCTCACCTGTCCTTCCTCTCCCTGTCCCTCTGCCCCCCCTCCCCCGGATTGGCTTGCTGTGCCTGACGGATGCGCTGTAGAATGGGGGCTGGCCACCTGGCCCGCTGGGAAACAGCAATCTTCCTTAACAGCATTTCAAGCCGTGCCTTCTCTGCAGAATGCATGTCTTTGGGGTCTGCTAATCTGGAATGGAACTGCAGCCAATGCAAACTTGAAGTTATGCAAAAGTATGAAATGGATTTCTTCAGCTCTTCTTAGGAATATTTAAATTACtgtcataattcagtttaagCTATGGACTGTGTGTCCCACCAGGAGGTCGCGAGATCCTCCGCAGCCTCTCGGATGAAGAACCTGTTCTCAGAGTACTTGATGCAGACACAGAAGCTCTTGGAGCTCTGGCGCTCGAAGCTGCTGTGGGTTTTCCTGCCTCCACACACCACTCCCACCCCCGTCCCCAGCGTATTGTGAGTTTCCAGTTGATTTGTAGCAGATGCCTACTTAGGTGTTCTTTGTGGATTGTTCTAGACTTTCTATATTTTTTAGCTGCCACTGAAGCATTCCTGTGGCTCCCATCACCATTCAGTTTAATTGTTTACTTTGAAGCAGTTT
This region of Callospermophilus lateralis isolate mCalLat2 chromosome 6, mCalLat2.hap1, whole genome shotgun sequence genomic DNA includes:
- the E2f3 gene encoding transcription factor E2F3 isoform X2; this encodes MPLQQQAKRRLELGDSGHQYLSDGLKTPKGKGRAALRSPDSPKTPKSPSEKTRYDTSLGLLTKKFIQLLSQSPDGVLDLNKAAEVLKVQKRRIYDITNVLEGIHLIKKKSKNNVQWMGCSLSEDGGMLAQCQGLSKEVTELSQEEKKLDELIQSCTLDLKLLTEDSENQRLAYVTYQDIRKISGLKDQTVIVVKAPPETRLEVPDSIESLQIHLASTQGPIEVYLCPEETETHSPMKANNQDHNGNIPKPTSKDLASNNSGHSDCSVSMANLSPLASPANLLQQTEDQIPSNLEGPFVNLLPPLLQEDYLLSLGEEEGISDLFDAYDLEKLPLVEDFMCS
- the E2f3 gene encoding transcription factor E2F3 isoform X1; its protein translation is MRKGIQPALEQYLVTAGGGEGAAVVAAAAAASMDKRALLASPGFAAAAAAAPGAYIQILTTNTSTTSCSSSLQSGTVAAGPLLPSAPGAEQTAGSLLYTTPHGPSSRAGLLQQPPALGRGGGGGGPPAKRRLELGDSGHQYLSDGLKTPKGKGRAALRSPDSPKTPKSPSEKTRYDTSLGLLTKKFIQLLSQSPDGVLDLNKAAEVLKVQKRRIYDITNVLEGIHLIKKKSKNNVQWMGCSLSEDGGMLAQCQGLSKEVTELSQEEKKLDELIQSCTLDLKLLTEDSENQRLAYVTYQDIRKISGLKDQTVIVVKAPPETRLEVPDSIESLQIHLASTQGPIEVYLCPEETETHSPMKANNQDHNGNIPKPTSKDLASNNSGHSDCSVSMANLSPLASPANLLQQTEDQIPSNLEGPFVNLLPPLLQEDYLLSLGEEEGISDLFDAYDLEKLPLVEDFMCS
- the E2f3 gene encoding transcription factor E2F3 isoform X3, translated to MPLQQQAKRRLELGDSGHQYLSDGLKTPKGKGRAALRSPDSPKKKTRYDTSLGLLTKKFIQLLSQSPDGVLDLNKAAEVLKVQKRRIYDITNVLEGIHLIKKKSKNNVQWMGCSLSEDGGMLAQCQGLSKEVTELSQEEKKLDELIQSCTLDLKLLTEDSENQRLAYVTYQDIRKISGLKDQTVIVVKAPPETRLEVPDSIESLQIHLASTQGPIEVYLCPEETETHSPMKANNQDHNGNIPKPTSKDLASNNSGHSDCSVSMANLSPLASPANLLQQTEDQIPSNLEGPFVNLLPPLLQEDYLLSLGEEEGISDLFDAYDLEKLPLVEDFMCS